Proteins encoded within one genomic window of Pectobacterium araliae:
- the rfbC gene encoding dTDP-4-dehydrorhamnose 3,5-epimerase produces the protein MQVKDTRIEGVKIVQPKVFGDARGFFLETFEKRRYQEMLNIDLDFVQDNHSRSSKGVLRGLHFQRSNPQGKLVRVVRGEVFDVAVDIRPNSPTYGAWEGVILSEENKTQFWIPPGLAHGFVVLSDVADFEYKCTDYYDPANEGCLLWNDPDVGIEWPVTAPLLSEKDKLGTRFKELAV, from the coding sequence ATGCAAGTTAAGGATACCCGTATTGAGGGCGTAAAAATCGTTCAGCCAAAGGTTTTTGGCGATGCGCGAGGCTTTTTCCTGGAAACGTTTGAAAAACGTCGCTATCAGGAAATGTTAAATATCGATCTGGATTTTGTGCAGGATAACCACTCCCGTTCCTCAAAAGGCGTATTGCGTGGGTTGCATTTCCAAAGATCAAACCCGCAAGGAAAACTGGTGCGGGTCGTTCGTGGGGAAGTCTTTGACGTCGCAGTCGATATTCGCCCAAATTCACCTACTTACGGTGCCTGGGAAGGGGTGATTCTGTCAGAAGAAAATAAAACCCAATTCTGGATTCCACCGGGATTGGCTCACGGTTTTGTTGTGCTGTCTGACGTTGCGGATTTTGAATACAAATGCACGGATTATTACGATCCGGCAAATGAAGGTTGCCTGCTATGGAACGATCCAGATGTCGGTATTGAATGGCCTGTTACTGCACCTTTGCTTTCTGAAAAAGATAAGTTAGGTACACGCTTTAAGGAGTTGGCGGTATGA
- the rfbD gene encoding dTDP-4-dehydrorhamnose reductase, with product MKILLTGANGQLGRCFQDRLPADWQVWATDTAELDITDYEKVLTAVKAFQPDAIVNAAAYTAVDKAESEPELAELVNKTGPENLALAAKEVGARLVHVSTDYVFDGNATVPYVETDKTNPLGVYGKTKLDGEIAVSHVFPDAIIIRTAWVFSEYGNNFVKTMLRLAKERDELSIVSDQRGCPTYAGDIAQAIIDLLNKAIIGEIYHYCGDEEISWYGFAEVIFAQALKKGILVKTPKIKPITTEQYPTPASRPAYSSLNCNKIKKSGVNPSNWERAISDII from the coding sequence ATGAAGATTTTACTGACAGGTGCAAACGGTCAGCTCGGTCGTTGTTTTCAGGATCGTCTACCTGCTGACTGGCAGGTATGGGCAACGGACACTGCCGAGTTGGATATTACCGACTATGAGAAGGTACTGACAGCGGTAAAAGCGTTTCAGCCTGATGCCATTGTCAATGCGGCCGCTTACACCGCGGTGGATAAAGCAGAAAGCGAACCGGAGCTGGCTGAATTGGTGAATAAAACCGGTCCTGAGAATCTGGCGTTGGCGGCAAAAGAGGTTGGTGCGCGCCTGGTTCATGTGTCAACGGATTATGTTTTTGATGGTAACGCCACAGTTCCTTATGTTGAAACCGACAAAACCAATCCACTTGGCGTGTACGGTAAGACCAAATTGGACGGCGAGATAGCCGTTTCTCACGTTTTTCCTGATGCCATTATTATCCGTACGGCATGGGTTTTCAGTGAATATGGCAATAACTTTGTGAAAACCATGCTGCGGTTAGCAAAAGAACGTGATGAGCTGAGTATCGTTTCTGACCAGCGCGGTTGCCCGACTTATGCGGGGGATATTGCTCAGGCCATTATTGATTTACTGAATAAAGCGATTATTGGCGAAATATATCATTATTGTGGAGATGAGGAGATATCCTGGTATGGCTTTGCTGAGGTGATTTTTGCCCAAGCTTTAAAAAAAGGGATTTTGGTCAAAACACCAAAAATAAAACCGATCACTACTGAACAATACCCTACGCCAGCTTCACGCCCAGCTTATTCAAGTTTAAACTGTAATAAAATAAAAAAATCAGGAGTAAATCCATCAAATTGGGAGCGAGCTATTTCGGATATAATCTAG
- a CDS encoding glycosyltransferase, whose amino-acid sequence MKRLNLVVIVTHNSQKYIDWCVEPLINNELCDIIIVDSGSSDIEYLKKYEPNVKVLYENNIGFAKANNVALQDVERYKSVLFLNPDARVKSKEYENLIATCFSSENANFHFFSVPLISYDFDNKKERFFYDSLGIKCSFYGKWEDVRAPISVDLDEITLHDAICGAFFLVKTEALLRSPNSAGLNGFEESYYMYKEDIELSLRLKKNKFKSKIITTITAYHCRGWNNDRKKVPYWAKLYSAKNDLDVALKYKWRAIPFSLMKLLYVKVYEGKHS is encoded by the coding sequence ATGAAAAGATTAAATCTGGTTGTTATTGTTACACACAACAGCCAAAAATATATAGACTGGTGTGTGGAGCCTTTAATAAATAATGAACTATGCGATATTATCATAGTCGACTCTGGTTCTTCAGATATTGAATATCTAAAAAAATATGAACCTAATGTTAAAGTGTTATATGAAAATAATATCGGTTTTGCGAAAGCAAATAATGTTGCTTTGCAGGATGTGGAGAGATATAAAAGCGTATTATTTTTAAATCCTGATGCAAGAGTTAAAAGTAAAGAGTATGAAAATCTGATAGCAACTTGCTTTTCAAGCGAAAATGCAAATTTTCATTTTTTTTCTGTACCACTAATAAGTTACGATTTTGATAATAAGAAAGAAAGGTTTTTTTATGACTCACTAGGGATAAAATGTTCTTTTTATGGAAAGTGGGAAGATGTACGGGCTCCCATTAGTGTGGATCTTGATGAAATAACACTTCATGATGCCATTTGTGGTGCTTTTTTCTTGGTGAAAACTGAAGCATTACTTAGATCTCCCAATTCAGCTGGCTTAAACGGTTTTGAAGAAAGTTATTATATGTATAAAGAAGATATAGAGTTATCTTTAAGACTAAAGAAAAATAAATTCAAATCTAAGATAATAACAACAATTACTGCATATCATTGTCGGGGATGGAATAATGATAGAAAAAAAGTTCCTTATTGGGCTAAGTTATATTCCGCAAAAAACGATTTAGATGTGGCTTTAAAATATAAATGGCGTGCAATTCCTTTTTCATTAATGAAGCTTTTATATGTTAAAGTTTATGAAGGGAAACACTCGTGA
- a CDS encoding glycosyltransferase yields the protein MNILYVSHIAIDHSNGVWKKIKNQVNALKGLGHNVDFTYFTFSNGLAYLRDNEEEIFTIPHRYLYLYFLKKNISKKYDVIYIRKPHGGFYPLFMSSFLKKMKKIGIKKIYLEIPTYPFKNESSSVKGKISDFVFDTEMFFAKKYFDKIFTIGKRIDKLYNVDTCNIINGVDLDEVNLISKAKKKSNIINFIGIANLSYWHGYDRLIRSLKNYRGNDNINFYIIGDTEPELSRLKKIAENVDIPNRHVIFLGRKTNSEINSIMSNMDICVDSLGRHRSGNNFNSSIKSKEYTAMGMPFILSHIDDAFPDDVFFKYQCSADENIIDIDDIIHWYKSLSTNFNEVEREYANEHFSWKKIFKNIL from the coding sequence GTGAATATTCTTTATGTTTCACACATTGCTATCGATCATTCAAATGGTGTATGGAAAAAAATAAAAAATCAAGTTAACGCCTTAAAGGGACTTGGGCATAACGTTGATTTCACTTACTTCACATTTTCAAATGGATTAGCATACCTGAGAGATAACGAAGAGGAAATATTTACTATCCCTCATAGATATCTTTATCTTTATTTTTTAAAAAAAAACATATCAAAAAAATATGATGTAATTTATATAAGAAAACCACATGGTGGATTTTACCCCCTATTTATGTCTTCATTCTTAAAAAAAATGAAGAAAATAGGAATTAAAAAAATATATCTCGAAATCCCCACATACCCATTCAAAAATGAAAGTTCTTCTGTTAAAGGAAAAATTTCAGACTTTGTTTTTGATACTGAAATGTTTTTTGCAAAAAAATATTTTGACAAAATATTTACCATCGGAAAAAGAATAGATAAATTATATAACGTGGATACGTGCAATATAATTAATGGTGTCGATCTCGATGAAGTAAATTTGATTTCCAAAGCAAAGAAAAAAAGTAACATTATTAACTTTATTGGTATTGCCAATCTGAGTTACTGGCATGGATATGATAGGCTTATTCGAAGCTTAAAAAATTATCGTGGGAACGATAATATAAATTTCTATATCATAGGTGATACTGAACCTGAACTGTCGCGACTCAAGAAGATTGCTGAAAATGTGGACATTCCGAATAGACATGTTATTTTCCTGGGGAGAAAAACGAACTCTGAAATTAATAGTATAATGTCAAATATGGATATTTGCGTTGATTCCTTGGGGCGACATCGTAGTGGAAACAACTTCAATAGCTCAATCAAATCAAAAGAATATACAGCTATGGGAATGCCCTTCATTCTTAGTCATATAGATGATGCATTTCCTGATGATGTTTTTTTTAAATATCAATGCAGTGCCGATGAAAATATCATTGATATAGATGACATTATTCACTGGTATAAATCGCTGTCAACTAACTTTAATGAAGTTGAGAGAGAGTATGCAAATGAGCATTTTTCTTGGAAAAAAATCTTTAAAAACATTTTATAA
- a CDS encoding glycosyltransferase family 2 protein translates to MKYSFVILTWNRSPMLKVCLENLVNSIYDKKNSEIIIYDNSSPDDTLSVISAFEQKYKSDINIKLVKGNENIGLRAYKKLFSLAIGDYIIEVDDDILEFPKSVDSVFFNYLSVFKDYGYLALDVVQNEFTTGAKPSLDKYKIIKKNGMVVEKGPTGGWCTGFRRKDYRKIKFLFDFFDHYNFKHGEDGFLCKLFRLIGKKSGVISGVKCFHATGPHYSKAYGLLDRDIEKYSLSGRKDLVDWYSSNK, encoded by the coding sequence ATGAAATATTCATTTGTTATTCTCACTTGGAACCGTTCTCCAATGTTGAAAGTTTGCTTGGAGAATTTGGTGAATTCAATTTATGATAAAAAAAACTCAGAGATAATTATCTATGATAATTCATCTCCGGATGATACATTATCAGTTATTAGTGCTTTTGAACAAAAGTATAAAAGTGATATTAATATAAAATTGGTTAAGGGTAATGAAAATATTGGGTTGCGAGCCTATAAGAAATTATTTTCCCTTGCAATTGGTGATTATATAATAGAAGTCGATGATGATATTTTGGAGTTCCCAAAATCAGTGGATTCCGTTTTTTTTAATTATCTTAGTGTATTTAAAGACTACGGGTATTTAGCATTGGATGTCGTGCAAAATGAGTTTACTACAGGTGCTAAACCATCACTAGATAAATATAAGATTATTAAAAAGAATGGTATGGTTGTAGAGAAAGGACCTACGGGGGGATGGTGTACGGGATTTCGTCGAAAAGACTATCGAAAAATAAAGTTTTTATTTGATTTTTTCGATCACTATAATTTTAAACATGGTGAAGATGGCTTTTTATGTAAGTTATTTAGATTGATCGGTAAGAAAAGTGGCGTTATCTCTGGAGTAAAATGTTTCCATGCAACCGGCCCCCATTACTCTAAAGCTTATGGGTTATTAGATCGGGATATTGAAAAGTATAGCCTGTCCGGTCGAAAAGATTTAGTTGATTGGTATTCATCGAATAAATAA
- a CDS encoding EpsG family protein, protein MIFFFFSFFLYVCAIIENKLLFRVSTLLVGGYFSITYAYAYDWLNYYQSYYALENGGEPFFADLAFILIMKLCIFFNLGYGGFNLIVNAFIYFFVYTFCKDLKNPTFAFFALFSFLGFFMFTEQIRQGLALSIILYGFSKYYFTSKKKFILTVFIATYFHFSAVLALSYFFIVNDNRKGMLRAFIFSSLFYTIFIILLLNPNIVTFIKILQQKFEAYGSMYSDLDTDFLTFILHSKMLFVYLFFFLLFLFIKKPITGKYTIYGSLYMLMLTRSSSLLVRVGYYFVPIFIYSIDDFMYSLNRGFRTHWVKLIICTVVLIVSTIPLWTPMYMIGSQSNLNIFSTTSDIHREIGNKCTVLRVNSDIRTDGCL, encoded by the coding sequence GTGATATTTTTCTTTTTTTCTTTTTTTCTTTATGTATGTGCTATTATAGAAAATAAATTATTGTTTAGGGTTTCAACTTTATTAGTTGGTGGCTATTTTAGCATCACATATGCATATGCCTATGACTGGTTAAATTATTACCAATCTTATTATGCTCTTGAAAATGGTGGTGAACCTTTTTTTGCCGATCTGGCTTTTATTCTTATTATGAAATTGTGCATATTCTTTAATTTGGGATATGGTGGATTCAATCTTATAGTTAATGCTTTTATTTACTTCTTTGTATACACTTTTTGTAAAGACTTAAAAAATCCTACTTTTGCCTTTTTTGCATTGTTTTCTTTTCTTGGTTTCTTTATGTTTACTGAGCAAATTCGGCAAGGGCTTGCTCTTTCAATAATTCTATATGGTTTTTCTAAATATTACTTTACGAGCAAGAAAAAATTCATATTAACAGTATTTATCGCCACTTATTTTCATTTTTCTGCTGTTCTTGCTTTATCTTATTTTTTCATTGTAAATGATAATAGAAAAGGTATGTTGAGGGCGTTTATATTCTCATCGTTATTTTACACGATTTTTATAATTTTATTATTAAATCCAAATATTGTGACTTTTATTAAAATATTACAACAGAAATTTGAAGCATATGGTTCAATGTATAGTGATCTTGATACTGACTTCTTAACTTTCATTTTGCATTCAAAAATGCTCTTTGTTTATTTGTTCTTCTTCCTGTTGTTTTTATTTATCAAAAAACCTATCACTGGGAAATATACCATATACGGTTCGTTATATATGTTAATGTTGACCAGAAGTAGTTCTTTACTCGTTCGCGTCGGGTATTATTTTGTGCCCATATTTATATATTCAATTGATGACTTTATGTATTCATTAAATAGAGGGTTTCGTACGCATTGGGTCAAATTGATAATTTGTACTGTAGTACTTATTGTTTCAACCATTCCTTTATGGACTCCTATGTATATGATTGGCTCTCAATCTAACCTTAATATTTTCTCTACGACAAGTGATATTCACCGAGAAATAGGAAATAAATGTACTGTTTTGCGTGTTAATAGTGATATACGAACCGATGGATGCTTATAG
- a CDS encoding glycosyltransferase family 2 protein produces MKSDIVILVVLYNKKVEDSTTIRTLCENNFNNTTLIIHNNGPHVIDFPICISRKIEEKFDSVIFINTVENKPLSFLYNDIIDKYDLAKRFIFFDDDSQVTDSFVRAIYADGYDIEMPKIISLSDNLVYYPQANGKVVQEDGELNPFNLFTIGSGLIIHRRLINKFEKHQIKLFDEHYALYGVDFSLFRNIYILYKKGEAFNLITSSFLYHSLSRTEGKDPPFRKMERLIDFALTVRWYPSLKLYFIFLIKCMRAIFFLRWNEVSVIISTYIRGDHPRCKKWLSEHKK; encoded by the coding sequence GTGAAAAGTGACATTGTTATATTAGTTGTTTTGTATAACAAAAAAGTTGAAGATTCAACAACAATACGAACACTATGTGAAAATAATTTCAACAACACGACCTTAATAATTCATAATAATGGCCCTCATGTTATCGATTTTCCTATTTGTATTTCTAGAAAAATAGAAGAGAAATTTGATAGTGTAATATTTATTAATACTGTTGAAAACAAGCCATTAAGTTTTCTTTATAACGATATAATAGATAAATATGATCTTGCTAAGAGATTTATTTTTTTCGATGATGATTCGCAGGTAACAGATTCTTTCGTAAGAGCTATCTATGCCGATGGTTATGATATAGAAATGCCAAAAATTATCTCGTTATCCGATAATCTTGTTTATTATCCACAGGCTAATGGTAAGGTTGTCCAAGAGGATGGTGAGCTAAACCCTTTTAATTTATTTACTATTGGTTCTGGGCTGATTATTCATAGGCGTTTAATCAATAAATTTGAAAAACACCAGATTAAGTTATTTGATGAGCATTATGCTTTATATGGTGTTGATTTTAGTTTGTTTCGAAATATATATATCCTATACAAGAAAGGTGAAGCATTTAATTTGATTACATCATCTTTTCTTTATCATTCATTATCGAGAACTGAAGGTAAGGATCCTCCTTTCAGAAAAATGGAACGGTTAATTGATTTTGCTCTTACAGTAAGGTGGTACCCATCTCTTAAATTGTACTTTATTTTCCTTATTAAATGCATGCGTGCTATATTTTTCCTCAGATGGAATGAGGTTTCAGTAATTATTTCTACCTATATCCGAGGTGACCATCCAAGATGTAAAAAATGGTTAAGTGAACATAAAAAATAA